The Pseudomonas viciae genomic interval ACCAAGCCGAGGCGCCGCAGATGATCCTGTCCGCAGCCCTGCCGGACGACGTGCAGCGGCCGTCGTTCGAAGCGTTTATCCAGCAGCGTTTTCGCAAGGCCCACGGCGCCGACATCCGGCATTTCATGCCGCAGCTGTTTGGCTTGAGCAACGCTGACCACGGGCTCTGTGCCGTGGCCGGGGTGCGCATGGCCAATGACGAATCCCTGTTTCTGGAGCGCTACCTGGACGAGCCGATCGAGCCCCTGATCGGCGCCGCCGCGGGGCATCCGGTGGATCGCGCCGGGATCGTCGAAGTCGGCAACCTTGCCGCCAGCGACACCGGCAGCGCTCGGCTGAGCATCATCGCCATCACTTATCTATTGGCCATGGGTGGCCTGGAATGGGTGGCCTTCACCGGCAACATCGGCTTGGTCAACAGCTTCCACCGGCTCGGCTTGAAACCCGTGACGTTGTGCGCCGCCGACCCGGCGCGGTTGGGCGATGAACGCCACAGCTGGGGCAGCTACTACGAAAGTAAACCCTGGGTACACGTGGGCAATATCCGCGCAGGTTTCATTCACTTGCGCAACATCGGCCTGTTCACCCGACTGGGCTTGCCAGCCTCCCTGGAGGACACCTGTCATGTCGCCTGAACTGCAGCGCTTCCGGCAAACCCTGCGTAGCCATGCCGAGCGCCACACCCGGCGCATCGCGCTGTGGGGTGATCAGCTGAAACTCGATTACGCCACACTGTACGCCGAGGTGGTGTACCGCCAGCAACGTCTGCGCGATGAACAGGTATCCGTCATCGCGTTGGCGCTGGACAACGGCGTCGAAGCGATGCTCTGGGACCTGGCGGCACTGTTCGAAGGCCTGGCCTGTGTGACCTTGCCGCCCTTTTTCAGCCCGACCCAACGTGCCCACTGCCTGGAGCAAAGCCAGGCGGAACGGGTCGTTGCCGAACCGGAGTTGGCCGCCGAATTGCTCGCCGCCGGCTATGAAAAAAATGGCGAGTTCTGGCATCGCACATTCACCGGACCGAACCGGATGCCCGCCGGCACCGCCAAGCTGACCTTTACTTCAGGCACCACGGGCACCCCCAAGGGGGTATGCCTGAGTGCCGAAAGCCTGCTGCGGGTCGCGCGCGAGCTCGATCACGCCAGCAAACCCGCCGACCCGCAGCATCACCTGGCGCTGTTGCCGCTGGCGATCCTGCTGGAAAACCTCGGCTGCTATGCGGCGCTGTATGCCGGCGCCACGCTGAGCGTACCGAGCCAGAAAAGCCTCGGCATCCAGGGTGCCAGCGGTGTCGACACTCCGCGCCTGCTCGCGTGTTTGGCCAGTCGTGCCCCCGAGAGCCTGATTCTGGTACCACAGCTCTTGCAGATACTGGTCAGCGCCGCCGAACAGAAAGCGTTCGCCCCGCACAAATTGCGCTTTGCCGCCGTGGGGGGCGCGCGGGTCTCAGAGAGCCTGTTGCACCGCGCCAAAAGCGTCGGCCTGGCGGTCTACGAGGGTTACGGCCTGTCCGAATGCGCCTCGGTGGTCTGCCTCAATCGCCCCGATGCACAGCGTCCGGGCAGTGTCGGCAAGCCCCTGCCCCATATCCAGATACGCCTGGCCGAAGACGGCGAAGTGCTGATCAAGGGGTCGACCCTGCTCGGCTACCTGGGTGATGCCCCTTTCGCCGAGGCTTGGTGGCCCAGCGGGGACCTGGGTGAATTCGACGCGGATGGTTTTCTTTACCTCAAGGGCCGCAAAAAACACCAGTTCGTCACCAGCTATGGGCGCAACGTCAACCCGGAATGGGTCGAGGCCGAACTGACCCAGCGTCGACACATCGCCCAAGCCTTTGTCTACGGCGAAGCGCTGCCGCGCAATCATGCCCTGCTGTGGCCCCACCGCCCGGATTGCACCGACGCAGAACTGACCGCCGCCGTGGCCGAGGCCAACGAGACCTTGCCCGATTATGCCCAGGTGCATCGCTGGACACGCCTGCCCCACCCCTTCACCGCCGCCAACGGCCTGTTGACCGCCAATGGCCGCCCGCGACGCGACGCCATCGTCGCGCTGTACCGCGTGCAACTGACTGAATCCGCCCATTTCGAGGAATCCGCATCATGATGTTTTTCGACACCCTGCAAGAAGCCACGAAAGAAGAACGCCACGAACTGTTCAACTTGCCGATCATCCGTGACGCCCTCGACGGCAAGGTCAGCCTGGAGAGCTACCGGGCGTTTCTCGTCGAAGCTTATTACCACGTGCGCCACACCGTGCCACTGATGATGGCCTGCGGCGCGCGCCTGCCCGCTCACCTTGAATGGCTGCGTAAAGCGGTGTGCGAGTACATCGATGAAGAATACGGCCACGAACAATGGGTCCTCGACGATATCGTCGCCTGCGGCGGTGATCGCAATGCCGTGCGCAACGGCCAGCCTTCGTTGCCGATAGAGCTGATGGTCAGTTTTCTCTACGACCTGATCGCCCGGGGCAACCCAGTGGGGCTGTTCGGCATGGTCAACGTGCTGGAAGGCACCAGTATCGCCCTGGCCACCCACGCGGCGGACAGCATCCGGGATCACTTGGCGTTGCCGGCCAGCGCCTTCAGCTACTTGAGCTCCCACGGATCCCTCGACATCGGGCACATGCAGACCTATCGCGGCCTGATGAACGAACTCGACGACCCGGAGGATCAAGCGGCGGTAATCCACGCCTCTAAAGTGGTGTACCGGCTCTACACCGACATGTTCCGGGGTTTACCGCGGGACACGGAGGCTCACCATGCAACTGCGTGACGCCCGCGTGGTATTGACCGGCGCCAGCGGCGGCATCGGCCAGGCCATCGCCGCTGCACTGTGCGCCGCCGGGGCCAGGGTATTGGCCGTGGCGCGAGATCAGCAATCGCTGCTGCCACTGCTGGCGCGCTATCCACAGAACCTGTGCTGTGTGGCCGCTGACCTGACGTCACCCGGCGACCGCCGCAAGATCCTCGCCGCCGCCACTGCCCTTGACGGCGTCAACCTGCTGATCAACGCAGCGGGAATCAACCACTTCGCCATGCTCGAACAGCTGGATGACAGTGACGTCAACGCGATGCTGGCGGTGAATATCGGTGCGCCGATTTGTCTGACCAAACTGCTGCTGCCGCTGCTCAAGCAAGCCGACAGCGCCATGGTGGTCAACGTGGGCTCAACCTATGGCTCCATCGGCTACCCCGGCTACGCCAGTTATTGTGCCAGCAAGTTTGCCTTGCGCGGCTTTTCCGAAGCCCTGCGCCGGGAACTGGCGGACACCCGGGTCGGCGTCCTCTACGTCGCCCCCCGCGCCACCCGCACCTCGATGAACAGCCCGGCGGCCCAGGCGCTGAACGATGCACTCAAAGCCAACGTCGATGATCCGCAAGCGGTGGCCAACGCAGTGACCCACGCCATCGCCGGTGACCGTCGCGATCTTTACCTGGGCTGGCCGGAGCGCTTTTTCGTGCGCCTCAACAGCCTGCTGCCGAACCTGGTGGACCGTGGCCTGCGCAAGCAATTGCCGCTGATCCGTCGCCTGAGTCACAAACCTGAAAACGAGCACCTGAAACCATGAAAAAACTTCTCGCCGGCCTGATGATCGTCGCCATGGGCCAAAGCGCCTGGGCGCTGGATACCACTGACCAGCAACGCCTCGTCGGCATCCAGCAAAGCTGGGCGCACATACAATATGAGTTGCCGGAAAAACAACGCGAGGCTGCGTTCGAGCAGTTGGCGACGCAAGCCTCGACATTCACCCGTGAACGCCCGGAGCTGGCCGAAGCCTGGATCTGGTCGGGCATCGTCACCAGCAGTTGGGCCGGTGCCCAGGGCGGGCTTGGCGCCTTGAGCAAAGTCAAAGAGGCCAGGACCGACCTGGAAAAAGCCCTGGTCCTCGACCCGAAAGCCCTGCAAGGCTCGGCCTATACCAGCCTTGCGGCGCTGTATGACCGGGTGCCCGGCTGGCCGATCGGTTTCGGTGATGCCGACAAAGCCGAGCAGTTGCTCAAACAGGCGCTGCAACTCAACCCCGACGGTATCGACAGCCTGTACTTCTGGGGTGATCACCTTTACCGTCAGAAACGCTACGCTGAAGCCCAAGGCGCCCTGCAGAAAGCCCTCAATGCCGCGCCACGCCCCGGACGTGAACAGGCCGATGCCGGGCGTCGCAAGGAAATCCAGGCACTCTTGATTGAAGTGAACAAAAAACTCAACTGACTAGGAGTCCGTGTGCGTGTACTACTGATCGAGGATGACGTGGCCCTGGGCGAAGGCATCCATCAGGCCCTGGGGCGCGAAGGCTACACCGTCGACTGGCTCAAGGACGGCAAAAGCGCCTTGCACGCGCTGCTCAGCGAAACCTTTGACCTGGCCGTGCTCGACCTCGGCCTGCCGCGCATGGACGGGCTGGAAGTGCTTCAGCGCCTGCGCGCCAGCGGTTCCAACCTACCGGTGCTGATCCTCACCGCCCGCGATGCGACCGAAGACCGCATCGCCGGGCTGGACGCCGGTGCCGACGACTACTTGGTCAAACCGTTTGACCTAGCCGAACTCAAGGCCCGCTTGCGCGCCCTGCTACGGCGCAGTGCCGGGCGCGCACAAATGCTGATCGAACACGCCGGCATCAGCCTCAACCCTGGCACACAGCAGGTCAGCTATCTCGGTAAGCCCGTGGTGTTGACGCCCAAGGAATATCAGTTGCTGCACGAATTGCTCTCGCCCCCCGGCCGCGTCATGACCCGCGATCACCTCATGCAACTGTTGTACGGCTGGAGTGAAGAAGCCGAGAGCAACACCCTTGAGGTGCATATCCACCACCTGCGCAAGAAGTTCTCCAGCGAGCTGATCCGCACCGTGCGCGGCGTGGGGTATCTGGTGGAGGAACATCGATGACTTCGATTCGCCGCCGTACGCTGACCCTGATCATCGGCCTGATGCTCGCAGGGCTCGCGGTGATCAGCGTGCTCAACCTGCACGACAGCAATCATGAAATCGCCGAGGTCTACGACGCGCAACTGGCACAAAACGCCCGCCTGCTCCAAGGCGTGATGCACATGCCGATGGCGAGCCAGGCCCACGCCGACCTGTATCGGGCGTTCAACACCGCATTGGGCGAGGCAGCGCCACGAACCGACGGCCATCCTTACGAAAGCAAAATCGCCTTCCAGGTATGGAACGCCCAGGGCGAAGTGCTGGTGCATACCGCCAGCGCCCCCTCCTTCCGCACACCGCCGACCGAACCCGGTTTCAGCGATGTGGTGGATTTAAACAACCGCCACTGGCGAGCCTTTGTCCTCAAGGACAAACAGAACGGCCTGAACATCTGGGTCGGTGAACGCGATGACGTACGGGCGGACTTGGTCGATCGCATCGTGCGCCATACCCTGTGGCCGAACATATTGGGCAGCCTGATCCTGGCAGCGATGGTCTGGCTGGCCATCGGCTGGGGTCTCAAGCCGTTGGCCGACATGGCGGCCACCCTGCGCGCGCGCCACAGCGGCTCGCTGGAGCCGCTGCAACTGACACCCCTGCCCAGCGAACTGGAACCGATGCAAGCGGCGCTCAACCGCATGCTTGCGCAAATCCAGGACGTGCTCGAACGCGAACGGCGCTTCATCGCCGATGCCGCCCACGAACTGCGTACCCCCCTGGCCGTGCTGCGGGTACATGCGCAAAACCTGCTGGAGGCCGGCACCGAACATGAGCGCCGGGAATCACTTGAACACCTGATCGCCGGCGTTGACCGGGCCAGCCGGCTGGTCAATCAACTGCTGACCATGGCTCGGATCGAACCGAAGACAGGAGCACGCATCCCTCCCCTTATCGACCTGGCCGCTACCGTCCGGGAAAGCCTGGTTCAACTGACACCCTGGCTCCTGAGCAAGGGACTTGAACTGGTGTTCGATGTCAGCGACGACATCGAGCCGGTCAGGGTGGACCCGGCCGACATCAACATTGCCTTGAACAATCTGGTGACCAACGCCGCCAACTTCTCCCCCGCCCAGGGGCAGATTACGGTGCGACTGGTCAAAAACGGCAACCACTATGAGCTATCGGTCGAAGACGAAGGCCCGGGCATCGACGAATCCGAGTCCAATCGGCTCCTCGAACGCTTTTACAGCCGCGGCAATGACCAAGGCGCCGGATTGGGCCTGGCCATCGTAAAAGCCATCGCCGATCGCTTGGAAGGACAAGTCAGGCTGGAAAATCGCAGCCCGATGGGGACGCGTGCGACGCTAGTGCTGGGCCGTGTCTGAAACCGATTGATCGCGCTGGGCGGCCAGTCAAACCAGGACGAGTCAACTCAACCTCGGCTTTCCTGCGATAGCCGAACAGGTTCGTTGCTCAAAGGACAGCAATCAGCCGGAACCTCTGTCATCATCCAAGACTTAAAAGCCGAGTAGAAAACATGAATCGTCGTAAAAAAATAAAGCAGTTGCTCCAAGCACACGCTAAAAAGGCCAGTGCCAAATTGGCACCGCCAAAGAAGGACAAATACATCAGTAAAGCGGACCGTTTGAAACTGGCTGCCGAGCCCAGCCAAGACTCAACCATTTCCTCCGAAAGCGCGGACGTCACGCGATAAAATTGCACGTTGACCCAGTCCGCTTCGTCCTGCTCAGGACTTAGCAGAACAATGCGTCTGGCTGAAGACCTCATCCTGCAGCCTTACGTTATGTCTACCTGTTGCAGTGAGTGCAATCCTTCCAGAGGCAGGTGAACACCTGCGGCTTTGCTTGGAAAATTCGGCGCGAAAGTTGGTTACCATGGCAACTCGAGACAGCGCAAGCTGACAGGCCTGCTACAAGCACATGGGATTATCAGCAAACGCGGCTAGGCACGCTCCTCCCGCTATAGTCGATTCTATTGCGACCGTACTTCCAAGAGCCTTTCCAGTGTCTGACATGCCGACCCACTTCGCCTACACAAAACGCTTCAACGCCGTACTCGCCTATATCGATGACAACCTCGAAGGCGACCTGTCGGTGAAGACGCTGAGCCAAGTGGCGAATT includes:
- a CDS encoding DUF2986 domain-containing protein, whose protein sequence is MNRRKKIKQLLQAHAKKASAKLAPPKKDKYISKADRLKLAAEPSQDSTISSESADVTR
- a CDS encoding thermostable hemolysin, giving the protein MPIVNWNIPLPLHFDQAEAPQMILSAALPDDVQRPSFEAFIQQRFRKAHGADIRHFMPQLFGLSNADHGLCAVAGVRMANDESLFLERYLDEPIEPLIGAAAGHPVDRAGIVEVGNLAASDTGSARLSIIAITYLLAMGGLEWVAFTGNIGLVNSFHRLGLKPVTLCAADPARLGDERHSWGSYYESKPWVHVGNIRAGFIHLRNIGLFTRLGLPASLEDTCHVA
- a CDS encoding AMP-binding protein, with translation MSPELQRFRQTLRSHAERHTRRIALWGDQLKLDYATLYAEVVYRQQRLRDEQVSVIALALDNGVEAMLWDLAALFEGLACVTLPPFFSPTQRAHCLEQSQAERVVAEPELAAELLAAGYEKNGEFWHRTFTGPNRMPAGTAKLTFTSGTTGTPKGVCLSAESLLRVARELDHASKPADPQHHLALLPLAILLENLGCYAALYAGATLSVPSQKSLGIQGASGVDTPRLLACLASRAPESLILVPQLLQILVSAAEQKAFAPHKLRFAAVGGARVSESLLHRAKSVGLAVYEGYGLSECASVVCLNRPDAQRPGSVGKPLPHIQIRLAEDGEVLIKGSTLLGYLGDAPFAEAWWPSGDLGEFDADGFLYLKGRKKHQFVTSYGRNVNPEWVEAELTQRRHIAQAFVYGEALPRNHALLWPHRPDCTDAELTAAVAEANETLPDYAQVHRWTRLPHPFTAANGLLTANGRPRRDAIVALYRVQLTESAHFEESAS
- a CDS encoding TenA family transcriptional regulator, whose protein sequence is MMFFDTLQEATKEERHELFNLPIIRDALDGKVSLESYRAFLVEAYYHVRHTVPLMMACGARLPAHLEWLRKAVCEYIDEEYGHEQWVLDDIVACGGDRNAVRNGQPSLPIELMVSFLYDLIARGNPVGLFGMVNVLEGTSIALATHAADSIRDHLALPASAFSYLSSHGSLDIGHMQTYRGLMNELDDPEDQAAVIHASKVVYRLYTDMFRGLPRDTEAHHATA
- a CDS encoding sensor histidine kinase, which encodes MTSIRRRTLTLIIGLMLAGLAVISVLNLHDSNHEIAEVYDAQLAQNARLLQGVMHMPMASQAHADLYRAFNTALGEAAPRTDGHPYESKIAFQVWNAQGEVLVHTASAPSFRTPPTEPGFSDVVDLNNRHWRAFVLKDKQNGLNIWVGERDDVRADLVDRIVRHTLWPNILGSLILAAMVWLAIGWGLKPLADMAATLRARHSGSLEPLQLTPLPSELEPMQAALNRMLAQIQDVLERERRFIADAAHELRTPLAVLRVHAQNLLEAGTEHERRESLEHLIAGVDRASRLVNQLLTMARIEPKTGARIPPLIDLAATVRESLVQLTPWLLSKGLELVFDVSDDIEPVRVDPADINIALNNLVTNAANFSPAQGQITVRLVKNGNHYELSVEDEGPGIDESESNRLLERFYSRGNDQGAGLGLAIVKAIADRLEGQVRLENRSPMGTRATLVLGRV
- a CDS encoding response regulator produces the protein MRVLLIEDDVALGEGIHQALGREGYTVDWLKDGKSALHALLSETFDLAVLDLGLPRMDGLEVLQRLRASGSNLPVLILTARDATEDRIAGLDAGADDYLVKPFDLAELKARLRALLRRSAGRAQMLIEHAGISLNPGTQQVSYLGKPVVLTPKEYQLLHELLSPPGRVMTRDHLMQLLYGWSEEAESNTLEVHIHHLRKKFSSELIRTVRGVGYLVEEHR
- a CDS encoding SDR family oxidoreductase, which encodes MTGASGGIGQAIAAALCAAGARVLAVARDQQSLLPLLARYPQNLCCVAADLTSPGDRRKILAAATALDGVNLLINAAGINHFAMLEQLDDSDVNAMLAVNIGAPICLTKLLLPLLKQADSAMVVNVGSTYGSIGYPGYASYCASKFALRGFSEALRRELADTRVGVLYVAPRATRTSMNSPAAQALNDALKANVDDPQAVANAVTHAIAGDRRDLYLGWPERFFVRLNSLLPNLVDRGLRKQLPLIRRLSHKPENEHLKP
- a CDS encoding tetratricopeptide repeat protein, with protein sequence MKKLLAGLMIVAMGQSAWALDTTDQQRLVGIQQSWAHIQYELPEKQREAAFEQLATQASTFTRERPELAEAWIWSGIVTSSWAGAQGGLGALSKVKEARTDLEKALVLDPKALQGSAYTSLAALYDRVPGWPIGFGDADKAEQLLKQALQLNPDGIDSLYFWGDHLYRQKRYAEAQGALQKALNAAPRPGREQADAGRRKEIQALLIEVNKKLN